One part of the Saprospiraceae bacterium genome encodes these proteins:
- a CDS encoding glucose-1-phosphate thymidylyltransferase yields MSNRNLILVDPIHRESLKPLSWARPVASFRIGILRIFEKWEFALNCKVSFSVPEYLQEKFPLKIEEENILIQAHLLPSSDLAFIISKLAVGEFLVHGSQWVAANLNRDQTENFLTIKDFSAFKKQEVDSFLIRGIYNLWELFQWNAVELETDFKKLSNGRKSAAIDSSNRVIGNQIFVEEGAKISSSILNSTTGPIYIGRHAEIMEGCMIRGGLALCDSAQLKMGAKIYGATTIGPGSRIGGEVNNSVIQGNSNKAHDGFLGNSVLGEWCNIGADSNNSNLKNNYEAVKLWDYNAQRFIPTGTIFCGLMMGDHAKCGINTMFNTGTVVGYGANVFGDGFPRQFIPDFAWGGTAGFSTFQLAKFYQTANAVLQRRECTFDLQDQSIAEFIFMKTQFSRTWEKPS; encoded by the coding sequence ATGAGCAATCGAAATCTAATTTTAGTCGATCCTATTCATAGAGAAAGTCTAAAGCCACTTAGTTGGGCTCGTCCAGTTGCTTCCTTTAGAATTGGAATCCTGAGAATTTTTGAAAAGTGGGAATTTGCACTGAATTGTAAAGTTAGTTTTTCAGTTCCTGAATATCTTCAGGAAAAATTTCCCTTAAAAATTGAAGAAGAAAATATTCTTATCCAGGCACATTTACTTCCCAGTAGTGATTTAGCATTTATTATTTCAAAATTGGCAGTAGGAGAATTTTTAGTGCATGGTTCTCAATGGGTTGCTGCAAATTTAAATAGAGATCAAACCGAAAACTTCCTCACTATTAAAGATTTTAGTGCATTTAAGAAACAAGAAGTAGATTCCTTTTTAATTAGAGGAATTTATAATCTTTGGGAACTTTTTCAATGGAATGCAGTAGAATTAGAAACTGATTTTAAAAAATTATCAAACGGTCGAAAATCAGCTGCCATAGATTCTTCAAATCGTGTAATTGGAAACCAAATATTTGTAGAGGAAGGAGCAAAAATTTCGAGTAGCATCTTAAATTCTACTACAGGTCCGATCTATATTGGGAGGCATGCTGAAATTATGGAAGGCTGTATGATTCGGGGAGGTTTGGCCTTATGTGATTCTGCGCAATTGAAAATGGGTGCAAAAATTTATGGCGCAACAACCATTGGACCTGGATCCAGAATTGGCGGAGAAGTTAATAATTCTGTGATTCAAGGAAATAGTAATAAAGCGCACGATGGATTTTTAGGAAATAGTGTTTTAGGTGAATGGTGTAATATCGGAGCAGATTCTAATAATTCAAACCTAAAAAACAATTATGAAGCTGTCAAACTTTGGGATTACAATGCTCAAAGATTTATACCTACAGGTACTATTTTTTGCGGATTAATGATGGGAGATCATGCCAAATGTGGCATCAATACAATGTTTAATACAGGGACTGTTGTTGGTTATGGCGCAAATGTTTTTGGCGATGGTTTTCCACGGCAGTTTATTCCGGATTTTGCATGGGGTGGTACAGCAGGATTCTCTACATTTCAACTTGCCAAATTTTATCAAACAGCAAATGCAGTACTCCAGCGTCGGGAATGTACATTTGATCTACAGGATCAGTCAATAGCTGAATTTATTTTTATGAAAACACAGTTTAGTAGAACTTGGGAAAAGCCTTCTTGA
- a CDS encoding type B 50S ribosomal protein L31 — MKKNIHPAGYRFVVFKDFSCNEAFLTRSCTSSKETIVWEDGNEYPLVRLEISSKSHPFFTGKMKFIDTAGRIDKFNKKFATTKFAKN; from the coding sequence ATGAAAAAGAATATTCACCCTGCAGGTTATAGGTTTGTTGTCTTCAAGGATTTTTCTTGTAATGAAGCATTTCTTACACGTTCTTGTACTTCAAGTAAAGAAACCATTGTATGGGAAGATGGTAATGAATATCCTTTGGTTCGTTTAGAGATTAGTTCTAAATCCCATCCGTTCTTTACTGGTAAAATGAAATTTATCGATACTGCCGGACGGATTGATAAGTTTAATAAGAAATTTGCAACGACCAAATTCGCAAAAAATTAA
- the lnt gene encoding apolipoprotein N-acyltransferase, translating to MKKQSIITLGIGLILIGIAGFFGYKMYNLKFWGDYPLYIFLAGWFGFLCLLRARKAAEEEHKYMLFLSVASGLILGKAFVYTSPLLFIGFLPLLVLQHQLEAGASKSKNLYHWVYAFNAFAIWNITATYWVANAALFPALVAFFLNSLFMTIPWMGMLAVGRRFPKLKYLSFIAFWICFEWVHHAWDISWPWLTLGNGLAFFPKWIQWYDTTGVYGGSLWILIINCLLASLYFKQLPRKYGFSVLGLILLLPIGISYSKYNNYKLKGKSVEVGIVQPNYEPHYQKFEVDQNLQMIHFEKYSRAAFTPNTKYLIWPETSFEYIDIDQFNSDWRIKRMKDLVSTYSNLCLVTGIGSIKSFKAGEELSNAVRENKRGGFPKYFEIQNSAIQVCSAGGEIPVYVKSKLVPGVETFPYRHLLPFLKPVVDKLGGSVQGLGRQRERSVFESGSTKIAPVICYESIYGNYIGDYIRNGAEAIFIMTNDGWWDDTPGYHQHLAYGILRAIEFRKPIARSANTGISCFVDAKGDVSLPTSYGKEASLISLMLFNKEKTIYLQTGDLIAMLCIAMSACILLFSLFKFLTIRFSKNQ from the coding sequence ATGAAAAAACAATCCATAATTACTTTAGGAATCGGACTAATACTAATAGGTATCGCAGGGTTTTTCGGCTACAAAATGTATAATTTAAAGTTTTGGGGAGATTATCCTTTATATATATTTTTAGCAGGATGGTTTGGTTTCCTATGCCTTTTGAGGGCTAGAAAAGCAGCTGAAGAGGAGCACAAATACATGCTATTTTTGTCCGTTGCAAGTGGTTTAATATTAGGAAAAGCATTTGTATATACGAGTCCCTTGTTATTTATTGGCTTTTTACCACTTCTGGTCTTACAACATCAATTAGAGGCCGGTGCTTCCAAATCAAAGAATTTATATCATTGGGTTTATGCTTTTAATGCCTTTGCCATTTGGAATATAACAGCTACTTATTGGGTAGCAAATGCTGCACTATTTCCAGCTTTAGTTGCTTTTTTCTTAAATAGTTTATTTATGACCATTCCTTGGATGGGAATGCTTGCAGTAGGACGACGATTTCCAAAACTTAAATACCTAAGCTTTATAGCTTTTTGGATCTGCTTTGAATGGGTTCATCATGCATGGGATATTTCATGGCCCTGGTTAACGCTAGGAAATGGCCTTGCCTTTTTTCCAAAATGGATCCAATGGTATGACACCACCGGAGTTTATGGTGGGAGTTTATGGATTTTAATTATAAATTGTCTTCTCGCAAGTTTATACTTTAAACAACTCCCGAGAAAATACGGTTTTTCTGTTTTAGGGCTTATCCTCCTGTTACCAATTGGTATTAGTTATTCTAAATATAACAATTATAAATTAAAAGGAAAGTCTGTTGAAGTTGGAATAGTCCAACCGAATTATGAACCTCACTATCAAAAATTTGAAGTTGATCAAAATCTTCAAATGATACATTTTGAAAAATACTCAAGGGCAGCATTTACCCCAAATACAAAATATTTAATTTGGCCGGAAACGAGTTTTGAATATATCGATATTGATCAATTTAATTCAGATTGGAGAATTAAACGCATGAAAGATTTGGTGTCAACATATTCTAATTTATGTTTAGTTACAGGAATCGGTTCAATCAAAAGTTTTAAGGCAGGAGAAGAATTATCGAATGCAGTAAGAGAAAATAAACGGGGTGGCTTTCCAAAATATTTTGAAATTCAAAATAGTGCAATTCAAGTTTGCAGTGCAGGTGGTGAGATACCAGTCTACGTGAAATCAAAATTAGTACCTGGAGTTGAAACATTTCCATATAGACATTTACTTCCTTTTTTAAAACCAGTGGTTGATAAATTAGGTGGTTCAGTACAAGGATTAGGGCGCCAAAGAGAACGTTCCGTTTTTGAAAGTGGTTCGACTAAAATTGCACCCGTAATTTGTTACGAATCAATCTATGGAAATTATATTGGTGATTATATTAGAAATGGAGCTGAAGCTATTTTTATTATGACCAATGACGGTTGGTGGGATGATACCCCTGGATATCACCAACATTTAGCTTATGGTATTTTGCGTGCCATTGAATTCAGAAAACCAATAGCAAGATCTGCGAATACTGGAATCTCTTGTTTTGTAGATGCAAAAGGGGATGTAAGTTTACCGACAAGTTATGGAAAAGAAGCCAGTTTGATCAGCCTTATGTTATTTAATAAGGAAAAAACAATCTATTTACAAACTGGTGATTTAATAGCTATGCTATGTATAGCCATGAGCGCTTGTATCCTGTTATTCTCTTTATTTAAATTTTTGACAATTCGCTTTTCAAAAAATCAATAA
- a CDS encoding bifunctional phosphoglucose/phosphomannose isomerase, with the protein MKTMFDMIQAFPDQLAEAMDIGANAIIRNHQVPIHKVFVSGMGGSGIGADFVSSFIRNTCKVPYLVGKSYDMPAFIDQHTLVIISSYSGNTEETLSTFRQLVSSNAKIVCIASGGEVIEIAKESNFDVVQLPNNWPSPRACLGFSLVSQLYVISKLELVDPFFIPQLNDTILRLKNETSEILEKAKQLAAVLNGKLPVIYSTGRIEPVAIRFRQQINENSKMLCWHHVIPEMNHNELVGWRWNQDAIAVVFLRNSDDHERNQARIELTKEIVSHYTTTVVELYSKGNSLIERSFYLVHLLDYVSVFLADYNKVDAIEVRVIDFLKSELSKI; encoded by the coding sequence ATGAAAACAATGTTTGATATGATCCAGGCATTCCCTGATCAGTTAGCGGAAGCAATGGATATTGGCGCAAATGCAATAATCAGAAATCATCAGGTTCCAATACATAAAGTTTTTGTTAGTGGGATGGGTGGATCTGGTATTGGTGCTGACTTTGTTTCAAGTTTTATTCGAAATACCTGTAAAGTGCCATATTTGGTTGGTAAGTCCTACGATATGCCAGCTTTTATTGATCAACATACATTGGTAATTATTTCTTCATATTCAGGAAATACAGAAGAAACTTTATCTACTTTTAGACAGTTAGTATCGTCCAATGCAAAAATTGTATGTATTGCTTCTGGAGGTGAAGTAATTGAAATAGCAAAAGAATCAAACTTTGATGTAGTCCAATTACCAAATAACTGGCCATCGCCAAGAGCATGTTTAGGATTTTCGCTAGTATCACAACTTTATGTTATCTCTAAACTGGAATTAGTAGATCCATTTTTTATACCGCAACTAAATGATACGATTCTTAGATTGAAAAATGAGACCAGCGAAATTTTAGAAAAAGCAAAGCAATTAGCGGCTGTATTAAATGGAAAATTACCAGTTATTTATTCGACAGGCAGAATAGAACCAGTCGCTATTCGTTTCAGGCAACAAATAAATGAAAATAGTAAAATGCTTTGTTGGCATCATGTAATTCCTGAAATGAATCATAATGAATTGGTAGGTTGGCGATGGAATCAAGATGCAATTGCGGTAGTCTTTTTAAGAAATTCAGATGATCATGAAAGAAACCAGGCAAGAATTGAATTGACAAAGGAAATTGTTTCCCATTATACAACAACAGTTGTTGAACTTTACTCGAAAGGAAATTCTTTAATTGAGCGAAGTTTTTATTTGGTTCATCTTTTGGATTACGTAAGTGTCTTTTTAGCCGATTACAATAAAGTAGATGCCATTGAAGTACGTGTTATTGATTTTTTGAAAAGCGAATTGTCAAAAATTTAA
- a CDS encoding aspartyl protease family protein: MKTRFWIWFQMLIVVAFACATPIILEANHAFHNANTKTIRIPFRYVQSFIILDLQLEHLIPVKLIFDTGAEHTILFEKKWTDVFSNPYQREIKVIGSDLQQELPAWLTTPIAFYFGNIFSVSSPIIVLKENITNISQVIGEPIQGILSASVFKQFLIEIDYKNRFIILHHPDAEPKNNYTKIKIQIYKNKPYLQTEVRSNDTNSQVLNLLLDTGASLSLMMYTDSSSAVVVPDKIIPGYLGSGLGGVLSGFVGKIHSISFDSFLMPGVITHFLKLETKIAKNESLNKDGLIGNLLLDKFNIILDYKKELLYIKALKNYKKILNYDKSGMLLISGGKELESYYVAHIIPGTPAALAGIKEQDQILKVNRLPVSFLSLSSINSILQKEEGKKIKLTIRRNQKKLKFTFYLKSLI, encoded by the coding sequence ATGAAAACAAGGTTTTGGATTTGGTTTCAAATGCTTATAGTTGTCGCCTTTGCGTGTGCTACCCCTATCATTTTAGAGGCGAACCATGCATTTCATAATGCAAATACCAAAACCATTCGAATTCCATTTAGATATGTCCAATCATTTATTATTTTGGATCTGCAATTAGAACACTTAATTCCAGTTAAATTAATTTTTGATACCGGAGCTGAACATACCATACTCTTTGAAAAGAAATGGACTGACGTATTTTCAAATCCATATCAGCGCGAAATAAAAGTAATTGGTTCAGATCTTCAACAAGAATTACCTGCTTGGTTAACAACACCTATTGCGTTTTATTTTGGAAATATTTTTTCGGTAAGTTCTCCAATCATTGTACTGAAAGAAAATATAACGAATATTTCACAAGTTATTGGTGAGCCAATCCAAGGCATTTTAAGTGCTTCTGTATTTAAACAGTTTCTAATTGAAATTGATTATAAAAACAGATTCATAATTTTGCATCACCCAGATGCAGAACCAAAAAATAACTATACTAAAATCAAGATTCAAATTTATAAAAACAAGCCTTATTTGCAAACTGAAGTGCGATCTAATGATACCAATAGCCAGGTATTAAATTTGTTATTAGATACCGGTGCAAGTTTATCTTTAATGATGTACACAGATTCATCAAGCGCAGTGGTTGTTCCTGATAAAATTATCCCTGGATATCTAGGAAGTGGTTTAGGCGGAGTATTATCTGGATTTGTGGGCAAAATTCATTCCATATCTTTTGATAGTTTTCTAATGCCTGGAGTTATAACCCATTTTTTAAAGCTTGAAACCAAAATTGCTAAAAATGAAAGTTTAAATAAAGATGGATTGATTGGAAATCTTTTATTAGATAAATTTAATATTATTTTAGACTACAAAAAAGAATTACTTTATATTAAAGCGCTTAAAAATTATAAAAAAATTCTTAATTATGATAAATCCGGAATGCTGTTAATTTCTGGAGGCAAGGAACTGGAATCTTATTATGTAGCGCATATTATTCCCGGCACTCCGGCAGCATTAGCAGGAATTAAAGAACAGGATCAGATTTTAAAAGTTAACCGCCTGCCAGTTTCATTTTTATCATTGTCTAGTATAAATTCCATACTTCAGAAGGAAGAAGGAAAAAAAATAAAACTTACAATTCGCAGGAACCAGAAGAAGTTGAAGTTTACATTTTATTTAAAATCTCTGATTTAA
- a CDS encoding endonuclease/exonuclease/phosphatase family protein encodes MLISLVFLFPPNYLIVREYSGYAIHWMLICLIIGIISLFIGNEKILYSSFFASGLIAFFLMNSFNTDLRLASFNNPSSISVLFANLTLSNDDENKTMNTIYLIDADIVLIEELTPDKIKLLQEIRSKYPYQSMLPRVDPLGKAVLSKFKFYEESSFGIFGNPILNLGVINDTNDSFKILVSNSLPPITLNSYQKLNLFLDSLAVKIKMDFPNVLLAANFNLVPWSKELRNFRIQTGLVASRRDNNEGESNSGAFGILNTPNNDIFYSKGLECSRFNVLKDTKDNAFGLYGRYQRRAPL; translated from the coding sequence ATGCTTATTTCTCTGGTTTTTCTATTTCCCCCAAACTATTTAATTGTTCGTGAGTATTCAGGTTATGCCATTCATTGGATGCTAATTTGCTTGATAATCGGTATTATTTCTTTATTTATAGGAAATGAAAAAATTTTATATTCAAGTTTCTTTGCATCCGGGCTGATTGCATTTTTTCTTATGAATTCGTTTAATACGGATCTTCGACTGGCAAGTTTCAATAATCCAAGTTCAATTAGTGTCTTATTTGCAAACCTTACATTAAGTAATGATGATGAGAATAAGACTATGAATACAATTTATTTGATAGATGCAGATATCGTCCTTATAGAAGAACTCACACCCGATAAAATCAAATTATTACAAGAAATTCGATCAAAATACCCATATCAATCCATGTTGCCCAGAGTCGATCCGTTAGGTAAAGCTGTTTTATCTAAATTTAAATTTTATGAAGAATCGAGTTTTGGTATTTTTGGAAATCCTATTTTAAATTTAGGGGTGATTAATGATACCAATGATAGCTTTAAGATTTTAGTTTCCAATTCATTGCCTCCAATTACTTTGAATTCTTATCAGAAACTTAATTTATTTCTAGATTCTTTAGCTGTAAAAATTAAAATGGACTTTCCAAATGTTTTGCTTGCAGCGAATTTTAACCTGGTACCGTGGTCCAAAGAACTAAGAAATTTTAGAATCCAAACCGGCTTGGTTGCCAGTAGGCGAGATAATAATGAAGGAGAATCAAATTCTGGTGCGTTCGGAATTTTGAATACTCCGAATAATGATATATTTTATTCTAAAGGACTGGAATGTTCAAGATTTAATGTCTTGAAGGATACAAAGGATAATGCTTTTGGATTATATGGACGATATCAGAGACGAGCGCCACTTTAG
- a CDS encoding lamin tail domain-containing protein, translating into MRHTLTLIGLFGLQFLCAQWHDRFSNGFDSAWIGDRSDFKINLQQELQLNAMDAGNSMLFHQIQKHDSMSWSFYFKMDFAPSATNKLLIILMADRTEFDSANAFVLEIGENGTNDNWKFYLKENASKILLGQGELAKLGGDPATARMLIHKYSDSIWSFSIDYFGGNQAFQERILYGVPSIKMDTCYFGIQCIYTETRKDRFYFDDISVAPIRKDLIAPKVSSILVTSKNQLEIHFNEEIDSNSVKNFDQFNIIEIGNPIQITYSKPDQILLFFDNQFIFGNSYVLIFQGIADYFGNFSIEDSIHFEARYSIIPGFLDLIISEFMADPTPVVGLPEKEFIEIKNRSKYELKLQNCSFSDGATEAFFPDIRIDPNSYLIVGSIKDTLAFKSFGNFIGLHNFPSINNTAEHLSLYNPNFELIHELFFDDSWYDSSIKKEGGYTLEIINTSNLCQNKSNWKASNHFSGGTPGVKNSSETTGEDLLGPELLEVFALSEWEIKLVFNESLHYTTQFRKTNFIISPSRAIATVDLLLPGKNEIILLLDEPLEKGIQYQLAIKELNDCFQNLNSLISEFFALPVQASEGDLVWSEVLFDPYSGGNDFVEIYNKSDKVISTKQLMISNRDLGTTWTSLNAEKVILPNQYLAFTKDPSDLMKRYRFHDSLQIIATELPPMNDEGAYLYLGLNNFNHLVILDSVEFKSSWHHPFIHNVEGVSLEKIQMNLSSAKQYNWQSAAAHFDYGTPGIANSQQLDTFIKQSDEHIRLSSKVISPNGDGYQDYLMLYFTLPKTGYKSRVEIFDLAGVKQKSLSYLVLAPNDFLIWNGEDDTGSRLNRANYIIQVELLHPDGDQFRIKERVVIDY; encoded by the coding sequence ATGAGACACACCTTGACCCTAATCGGCCTATTTGGCCTGCAATTCCTTTGTGCCCAATGGCATGACCGCTTTTCAAATGGCTTCGATTCCGCCTGGATAGGGGATCGATCGGATTTTAAAATCAATCTTCAACAAGAACTGCAATTAAATGCAATGGATGCAGGTAATTCAATGCTTTTTCATCAGATTCAAAAGCATGATAGTATGAGCTGGTCATTTTATTTTAAAATGGATTTTGCACCATCAGCTACAAATAAATTATTGATAATCTTAATGGCTGATCGTACAGAATTTGATTCTGCGAATGCTTTTGTACTTGAAATTGGCGAAAATGGCACCAATGATAATTGGAAATTTTATTTAAAAGAAAATGCATCCAAAATTTTATTGGGACAAGGGGAGCTCGCAAAACTTGGAGGTGATCCGGCAACAGCCCGCATGTTAATTCATAAATATAGTGATAGTATTTGGTCGTTTTCAATAGATTACTTTGGAGGCAATCAAGCGTTTCAGGAAAGAATACTATATGGAGTTCCAAGTATTAAAATGGATACGTGTTATTTTGGTATACAATGTATCTATACAGAAACCAGAAAGGATCGATTTTACTTTGATGATATTTCCGTTGCGCCTATTCGTAAAGATTTAATTGCACCTAAAGTATCCAGTATTCTGGTAACATCCAAAAACCAATTGGAGATCCATTTCAATGAAGAAATTGATTCAAATAGCGTAAAAAATTTTGACCAATTTAATATTATTGAAATTGGAAATCCAATTCAGATCACCTATTCTAAACCAGATCAAATTCTCTTGTTTTTTGATAATCAATTTATTTTTGGCAATTCCTATGTTTTGATTTTTCAAGGGATTGCTGATTATTTTGGGAATTTTAGCATTGAAGATAGTATCCATTTTGAAGCACGCTATTCCATAATTCCAGGATTTCTTGACTTAATTATTTCAGAATTTATGGCCGATCCAACACCTGTTGTTGGTCTTCCTGAAAAGGAATTCATTGAAATTAAAAATCGGAGTAAATACGAACTCAAGCTTCAGAATTGTAGCTTTTCCGATGGTGCAACAGAAGCTTTTTTTCCAGATATTAGGATTGATCCAAATTCTTATTTAATTGTAGGGTCTATAAAGGACACTTTAGCGTTTAAAAGTTTTGGCAATTTCATAGGGCTCCATAATTTTCCGAGTATAAATAATACAGCAGAACATTTAAGTTTATACAATCCTAATTTTGAATTGATTCATGAGCTATTTTTTGACGATAGTTGGTACGATTCTTCTATTAAAAAAGAAGGTGGGTATACCCTTGAAATTATCAATACTTCAAATTTATGCCAGAACAAAAGCAACTGGAAAGCCAGCAATCACTTTTCAGGAGGTACCCCAGGAGTCAAAAATTCATCGGAGACAACTGGTGAAGACCTGCTCGGACCTGAATTATTAGAGGTTTTTGCTTTAAGTGAGTGGGAAATTAAATTGGTATTTAACGAATCTTTACATTATACAACCCAGTTTCGGAAGACGAACTTTATAATTTCACCAAGTCGTGCAATTGCAACGGTTGATTTGTTGTTACCTGGAAAAAATGAAATTATTCTTTTACTTGATGAACCTTTGGAAAAGGGCATTCAGTATCAACTTGCCATAAAAGAGCTAAATGATTGTTTTCAGAATCTTAATTCGCTGATTTCAGAATTTTTTGCACTGCCAGTTCAAGCTTCTGAAGGAGATTTAGTTTGGTCTGAAGTCTTATTTGATCCATATAGCGGTGGAAATGATTTTGTTGAAATTTATAACAAAAGCGACAAAGTAATTTCTACTAAACAATTGATGATTTCAAATCGTGATTTGGGAACAACCTGGACTTCTTTAAATGCGGAAAAAGTGATTTTACCAAATCAGTATCTTGCGTTTACAAAAGATCCTTCGGATTTAATGAAAAGGTATAGATTTCATGATTCGCTGCAAATTATTGCTACTGAATTGCCACCAATGAATGATGAAGGCGCTTATTTGTATCTTGGACTTAATAATTTTAATCATTTGGTGATATTGGATAGCGTAGAATTTAAGAGTAGTTGGCATCACCCATTTATTCATAATGTAGAAGGCGTATCGCTTGAAAAAATTCAAATGAATCTGTCATCTGCAAAACAATATAACTGGCAATCTGCAGCTGCACATTTTGATTATGGCACTCCAGGTATCGCCAACAGCCAGCAGCTAGATACCTTCATAAAGCAAAGTGACGAGCACATTAGATTGTCATCCAAAGTAATTAGTCCAAATGGAGACGGTTATCAGGATTACTTAATGCTCTATTTTACGCTGCCAAAAACCGGGTACAAATCACGTGTTGAAATATTTGATTTAGCGGGCGTAAAACAAAAGTCATTAAGTTATCTGGTTTTAGCTCCTAATGATTTTCTGATTTGGAATGGTGAAGATGATACAGGCTCCCGATTGAATCGTGCAAATTACATTATTCAGGTAGAATTATTGCACCCAGATGGTGATCAATTTCGAATTAAAGAGCGAGTTGTTATCGATTACTGA
- a CDS encoding aspartate-semialdehyde dehydrogenase has protein sequence MKLAIVGVTGLVGQVVLKVLEEFNLPIEKIYFVASERSVGKKIHWAETEYEVIGMEEAIHSKPDIAIFSAGGNTSLEWAPKFAAVGCYVIDNSSAWRMDPDCPLVVPEINADTIQENTKIIANPNCSTIQMVMALNPLQLKYGIDRLVISTYQSFTGTGMKAVKQYESELHGLPVEEPRAYHHPIFENCIPHCDVFLENGYTKEEMKMVHETHKIWRDPGIKITATAVRVPVHGGHSESINVALKNSFDVAELRQLLAQTKGIKVLDKPLEFEYPTPQQAKNQDAVLVGRIRRDESQANTLNLWVSADNLRKGAATNAVQIAAYLITEGFVK, from the coding sequence ATGAAATTAGCAATCGTTGGAGTAACTGGTTTGGTCGGACAAGTAGTTTTAAAAGTATTAGAAGAATTTAATCTTCCAATTGAAAAAATCTACTTTGTTGCTTCTGAGAGATCCGTAGGCAAAAAGATTCATTGGGCCGAAACGGAATATGAAGTCATTGGAATGGAAGAAGCGATTCATTCAAAACCTGATATTGCTATATTTTCAGCTGGAGGAAACACTTCCTTAGAATGGGCTCCAAAATTTGCAGCGGTAGGATGTTATGTAATTGACAATTCTTCTGCCTGGAGAATGGACCCCGATTGTCCATTAGTGGTACCGGAGATCAATGCAGATACAATCCAGGAAAATACGAAAATCATAGCAAATCCAAATTGTTCTACTATACAAATGGTAATGGCTTTAAATCCATTACAGCTAAAATATGGAATAGATCGACTGGTCATTTCTACGTATCAATCTTTTACAGGTACCGGAATGAAGGCTGTAAAACAATATGAATCTGAACTTCATGGCCTACCTGTTGAAGAACCAAGAGCCTATCATCACCCTATTTTTGAGAATTGCATTCCACATTGTGATGTATTTCTTGAAAATGGATATACCAAAGAAGAAATGAAAATGGTGCATGAAACACATAAAATATGGAGAGACCCGGGGATTAAAATTACAGCCACTGCAGTAAGGGTTCCGGTTCATGGTGGCCATTCTGAATCCATAAATGTTGCCCTGAAAAATTCTTTTGATGTAGCTGAATTAAGGCAACTCTTGGCTCAAACCAAAGGAATAAAAGTTCTGGATAAACCATTGGAATTCGAATATCCAACACCTCAACAAGCTAAAAATCAAGATGCTGTTTTGGTAGGAAGAATACGAAGAGATGAGTCGCAGGCAAATACACTAAATCTTTGGGTTTCAGCTGATAACCTTAGAAAAGGAGCAGCAACAAATGCAGTTCAGATTGCTGCTTATTTGATAACTGAAGGTTTTGTGAAATGA
- a CDS encoding phosphoheptose isomerase, whose amino-acid sequence MAENNKLKLRKQIDSEGKLASPLLPDDIKNFLVDIDGTICDDIPNEEPERMITVEPYPDAIQVINQWYDEGHIITFFTSRTDAHKEITENWLNRCGFKYHFLLLNKPRGGNYHWIDNHIVRATRYEGKFSQQFIEVTKKIQVFEP is encoded by the coding sequence ATGGCAGAAAACAATAAATTAAAATTAAGAAAGCAAATTGATAGTGAAGGAAAATTAGCATCCCCTTTATTACCGGATGATATAAAGAATTTTTTGGTTGATATTGATGGTACTATTTGCGATGATATCCCAAATGAAGAACCAGAACGAATGATCACGGTGGAACCTTATCCAGATGCAATTCAGGTTATAAATCAATGGTATGATGAAGGTCATATAATAACCTTTTTTACCTCTCGTACAGATGCACATAAAGAAATCACAGAAAATTGGTTGAACCGCTGTGGTTTTAAATATCATTTCCTTTTATTAAATAAACCACGCGGCGGGAATTATCATTGGATTGATAATCATATTGTTCGTGCCACCCGATATGAAGGTAAATTCTCACAACAATTTATAGAAGTCACCAAAAAGATTCAAGTCTTTGAACCTTAA